Proteins encoded in a region of the Podarcis muralis chromosome 6, rPodMur119.hap1.1, whole genome shotgun sequence genome:
- the PACSIN2 gene encoding protein kinase C and casein kinase substrate in neurons protein 2 isoform X4 has protein sequence MSDSYYDSVGEEVPSDSFWEVGNYKRTVKRIDDGHRLCSDLMNCIHERARIEKGYAQQLTEWAKRWRQLVEKGPQYGTVEKAWHAFMSEAEKVSELHIEVKSALMNEDFEKIKNWQKEAFHKQIMGGFKETKEAEDGFRKAQKPWAKKLKEVEAAKKAYHVACKEEKLAVSRETNSKADPALNPEQLKKLQDKVDKSKQDVLKTREKYEKALKDLDNATPQYMENMEQVFEQCQQFEERRIRFFREVLLEVQKHLDLSTVPGYKNIYRELEQNIKAADTVEDLRWFRANHGPGMSMNWPQFEDWSADLNRTLSRREKKKAADGVTLTGISQTEPVPQHNKNSSSVSVPGDTVQSVQSSYNPFEDEEDTGSTVSEKEDNKIKKLVKDGSQTVFYTYTFPIQGFQLRVSTKALCCTMHEVLVERLFCCKPD, from the exons GTTGGAAACTATAAGCGGACAGTGAAACGCATTGATGATGGTCATAGACTTTGCAGTGATCTGATGAACTGCATTCATGAGCGTGCAAGGATAGAAAAGGGCTATGCACAGCAGCTCACTGAATGGGCGAAAAGGTGGAGACAACTTGTAGAAAAGG GGCCCCAGTATGGTACCGTTGAAAAGGCTTGGCATGCATTTATGTCCGAGGCCGAAAAGGTGAGCGAACTACACATAGAAGTAAAAAGTGCCCTAATGAATGAAGACTTCGAAAAGATAAAGAACTGGCAGAAGGAGGCATTTCACAAGCAAATAATGGGTGGATTTAAGGAAACCAAAGAAGCTGAAGATGGATTTAGGAAAGCTCAGAAACCATGGGCCAAAAAGCTAAAAGAG GTCGAAGCTGCTAAGAAAGCATACCATGTAGCGTGCAAAGAAGAAAAGCTGGCCGTATCCAGAGAGACTAATAGCAAAGCTGACCCAGCCCTGAATCCAGAACAACTGAAGAAACTGCAGGACAAAGTTGATAAGAGTAAACAGGATGTGCTTAAG ACGAGAGAAAAGTATGAAAAGGCTCTGAAAGACCTGGACAATGCAACACCTCAATATATGGAAAATATGGAGCAGGTTTTTGAGCAGTGCCAGCAGTTTGAGGAAAGACGTATCCGTTTCTTCCGAGAAGTGTTGTTGGAAGTTCAGAAACATCTTGACTTGTCTACTGTTCCAGG CTATAAAAATATCTATCGTGAATTGGAGCAGAACATCAAAGCAGCGGACACTGTTGAAGATCTGAGGTGGTTTAGAGCTAATCATGGTCCAGGCATGTCCATGAACTGGCCCCAGTTTGAG GACTGGTCAGCTGATCTGAATCGCACTCTTAgtagaagagagaagaagaaagctgCAGATGGGGTAACTCTGACGGGTATTAGTCAGACAGAACCAGTTCCACagcacaacaaaaacagcag CAGTGTTAGTGTTCCGGGTGACACAGTGCAGTCAGTTCAGTCAAGTTACAATCCCTTTGAAGATGAAGAGGATACTGGAAGTACTGTCAGTGAAAAGGAGgacaataaaatcaaaaagttGGTGAAAGACGGTTCTCAAACTGTTTTTTATACTTACACTTTTCCTATCCAGGGTTTCCAACTCCGGGTTTCTACAAAAGCCTTATGTTGCACAATGCATGAAGTCCTTGTTGAACGGTTATTTTGTTGCAAACCCGACTAA
- the PACSIN2 gene encoding protein kinase C and casein kinase substrate in neurons protein 2 isoform X1, with the protein MSDSYYDSVGEEVPSDSFWEVGNYKRTVKRIDDGHRLCSDLMNCIHERARIEKGYAQQLTEWAKRWRQLVEKGPQYGTVEKAWHAFMSEAEKVSELHIEVKSALMNEDFEKIKNWQKEAFHKQIMGGFKETKEAEDGFRKAQKPWAKKLKEVEAAKKAYHVACKEEKLAVSRETNSKADPALNPEQLKKLQDKVDKSKQDVLKTREKYEKALKDLDNATPQYMENMEQVFEQCQQFEERRIRFFREVLLEVQKHLDLSTVPGYKNIYRELEQNIKAADTVEDLRWFRANHGPGMSMNWPQFEDWSADLNRTLSRREKKKAADGVTLTGISQTEPVPQHNKNSSSVSVPGDTVQSVQSSYNPFEDEEDTGSTVSEKEDNKIKNVSSSEKNQSYSADWSDEETNNPFSSNDAPAETNPFDEDTPPTMEVRVRALYDYEGQELDELSFKTGEELTKIEDEDEQGWCKGRLDNGQVGLYPANYVEAIQ; encoded by the exons GTTGGAAACTATAAGCGGACAGTGAAACGCATTGATGATGGTCATAGACTTTGCAGTGATCTGATGAACTGCATTCATGAGCGTGCAAGGATAGAAAAGGGCTATGCACAGCAGCTCACTGAATGGGCGAAAAGGTGGAGACAACTTGTAGAAAAGG GGCCCCAGTATGGTACCGTTGAAAAGGCTTGGCATGCATTTATGTCCGAGGCCGAAAAGGTGAGCGAACTACACATAGAAGTAAAAAGTGCCCTAATGAATGAAGACTTCGAAAAGATAAAGAACTGGCAGAAGGAGGCATTTCACAAGCAAATAATGGGTGGATTTAAGGAAACCAAAGAAGCTGAAGATGGATTTAGGAAAGCTCAGAAACCATGGGCCAAAAAGCTAAAAGAG GTCGAAGCTGCTAAGAAAGCATACCATGTAGCGTGCAAAGAAGAAAAGCTGGCCGTATCCAGAGAGACTAATAGCAAAGCTGACCCAGCCCTGAATCCAGAACAACTGAAGAAACTGCAGGACAAAGTTGATAAGAGTAAACAGGATGTGCTTAAG ACGAGAGAAAAGTATGAAAAGGCTCTGAAAGACCTGGACAATGCAACACCTCAATATATGGAAAATATGGAGCAGGTTTTTGAGCAGTGCCAGCAGTTTGAGGAAAGACGTATCCGTTTCTTCCGAGAAGTGTTGTTGGAAGTTCAGAAACATCTTGACTTGTCTACTGTTCCAGG CTATAAAAATATCTATCGTGAATTGGAGCAGAACATCAAAGCAGCGGACACTGTTGAAGATCTGAGGTGGTTTAGAGCTAATCATGGTCCAGGCATGTCCATGAACTGGCCCCAGTTTGAG GACTGGTCAGCTGATCTGAATCGCACTCTTAgtagaagagagaagaagaaagctgCAGATGGGGTAACTCTGACGGGTATTAGTCAGACAGAACCAGTTCCACagcacaacaaaaacagcag CAGTGTTAGTGTTCCGGGTGACACAGTGCAGTCAGTTCAGTCAAGTTACAATCCCTTTGAAGATGAAGAGGATACTGGAAGTACTGTCAGTGAAAAGGAGgacaataaaatcaaaaa TGTTAGCAGCTCGGAGAAAAACCAAAGTTACTCTGCGGACTGGTCCGACGAGGAGACCAACAATCCTTTTTCATCTAATGATGCTCCAGCAGAAACAAATCCATTTGATGAGGATACACCCCCTACGATGGAAGTTAGAGTACGGGCATTGTATGACTATGAAGGTCAAGAGCTCGATGAACTCAGTTTCAAGACTG GGGAAGAGCTAACTAAaatagaagatgaagatgaacaGGGTTGGTGCAAAGGCCGCTTGGACAATGGGCAAGTTGGACTCTATCCCGCAAACTATGTCGAGGCAATCCAGTGA
- the PACSIN2 gene encoding protein kinase C and casein kinase substrate in neurons protein 2 isoform X3 produces the protein MSDSYYDSVGEEVPSDSFWEVGNYKRTVKRIDDGHRLCSDLMNCIHERARIEKGYAQQLTEWAKRWRQLVEKGPQYGTVEKAWHAFMSEAEKVSELHIEVKSALMNEDFEKIKNWQKEAFHKQIMGGFKETKEAEDGFRKAQKPWAKKLKEVEAAKKAYHVACKEEKLAVSRETNSKADPALNPEQLKKLQDKVDKSKQDVLKTREKYEKALKDLDNATPQYMENMEQVFEQCQQFEERRIRFFREVLLEVQKHLDLSTVPGYKNIYRELEQNIKAADTVEDLRWFRANHGPGMSMNWPQFEDWSADLNRTLSRREKKKAADGVTLTGISQTEPVPQHNKNSSVSSSEKNQSYSADWSDEETNNPFSSNDAPAETNPFDEDTPPTMEVRVRALYDYEGQELDELSFKTGEELTKIEDEDEQGWCKGRLDNGQVGLYPANYVEAIQ, from the exons GTTGGAAACTATAAGCGGACAGTGAAACGCATTGATGATGGTCATAGACTTTGCAGTGATCTGATGAACTGCATTCATGAGCGTGCAAGGATAGAAAAGGGCTATGCACAGCAGCTCACTGAATGGGCGAAAAGGTGGAGACAACTTGTAGAAAAGG GGCCCCAGTATGGTACCGTTGAAAAGGCTTGGCATGCATTTATGTCCGAGGCCGAAAAGGTGAGCGAACTACACATAGAAGTAAAAAGTGCCCTAATGAATGAAGACTTCGAAAAGATAAAGAACTGGCAGAAGGAGGCATTTCACAAGCAAATAATGGGTGGATTTAAGGAAACCAAAGAAGCTGAAGATGGATTTAGGAAAGCTCAGAAACCATGGGCCAAAAAGCTAAAAGAG GTCGAAGCTGCTAAGAAAGCATACCATGTAGCGTGCAAAGAAGAAAAGCTGGCCGTATCCAGAGAGACTAATAGCAAAGCTGACCCAGCCCTGAATCCAGAACAACTGAAGAAACTGCAGGACAAAGTTGATAAGAGTAAACAGGATGTGCTTAAG ACGAGAGAAAAGTATGAAAAGGCTCTGAAAGACCTGGACAATGCAACACCTCAATATATGGAAAATATGGAGCAGGTTTTTGAGCAGTGCCAGCAGTTTGAGGAAAGACGTATCCGTTTCTTCCGAGAAGTGTTGTTGGAAGTTCAGAAACATCTTGACTTGTCTACTGTTCCAGG CTATAAAAATATCTATCGTGAATTGGAGCAGAACATCAAAGCAGCGGACACTGTTGAAGATCTGAGGTGGTTTAGAGCTAATCATGGTCCAGGCATGTCCATGAACTGGCCCCAGTTTGAG GACTGGTCAGCTGATCTGAATCGCACTCTTAgtagaagagagaagaagaaagctgCAGATGGGGTAACTCTGACGGGTATTAGTCAGACAGAACCAGTTCCACagcacaacaaaaacagcag TGTTAGCAGCTCGGAGAAAAACCAAAGTTACTCTGCGGACTGGTCCGACGAGGAGACCAACAATCCTTTTTCATCTAATGATGCTCCAGCAGAAACAAATCCATTTGATGAGGATACACCCCCTACGATGGAAGTTAGAGTACGGGCATTGTATGACTATGAAGGTCAAGAGCTCGATGAACTCAGTTTCAAGACTG GGGAAGAGCTAACTAAaatagaagatgaagatgaacaGGGTTGGTGCAAAGGCCGCTTGGACAATGGGCAAGTTGGACTCTATCCCGCAAACTATGTCGAGGCAATCCAGTGA
- the PACSIN2 gene encoding protein kinase C and casein kinase substrate in neurons protein 2 isoform X2, with the protein MSDSYYDSVGEEVPSDSFWEVGNYKRTVKRIDDGHRLCSDLMNCIHERARIEKGYAQQLTEWAKRWRQLVEKGPQYGTVEKAWHAFMSEAEKVSELHIEVKSALMNEDFEKIKNWQKEAFHKQIMGGFKETKEAEDGFRKAQKPWAKKLKEVEAAKKAYHVACKEEKLAVSRETNSKADPALNPEQLKKLQDKVDKSKQDVLKTREKYEKALKDLDNATPQYMENMEQVFEQCQQFEERRIRFFREVLLEVQKHLDLSTVPGYKNIYRELEQNIKAADTVEDLRWFRANHGPGMSMNWPQFEDWSADLNRTLSRREKKKAADGVTLTGISQTEPVPQHNKNSSVSVPGDTVQSVQSSYNPFEDEEDTGSTVSEKEDNKIKNVSSSEKNQSYSADWSDEETNNPFSSNDAPAETNPFDEDTPPTMEVRVRALYDYEGQELDELSFKTGEELTKIEDEDEQGWCKGRLDNGQVGLYPANYVEAIQ; encoded by the exons GTTGGAAACTATAAGCGGACAGTGAAACGCATTGATGATGGTCATAGACTTTGCAGTGATCTGATGAACTGCATTCATGAGCGTGCAAGGATAGAAAAGGGCTATGCACAGCAGCTCACTGAATGGGCGAAAAGGTGGAGACAACTTGTAGAAAAGG GGCCCCAGTATGGTACCGTTGAAAAGGCTTGGCATGCATTTATGTCCGAGGCCGAAAAGGTGAGCGAACTACACATAGAAGTAAAAAGTGCCCTAATGAATGAAGACTTCGAAAAGATAAAGAACTGGCAGAAGGAGGCATTTCACAAGCAAATAATGGGTGGATTTAAGGAAACCAAAGAAGCTGAAGATGGATTTAGGAAAGCTCAGAAACCATGGGCCAAAAAGCTAAAAGAG GTCGAAGCTGCTAAGAAAGCATACCATGTAGCGTGCAAAGAAGAAAAGCTGGCCGTATCCAGAGAGACTAATAGCAAAGCTGACCCAGCCCTGAATCCAGAACAACTGAAGAAACTGCAGGACAAAGTTGATAAGAGTAAACAGGATGTGCTTAAG ACGAGAGAAAAGTATGAAAAGGCTCTGAAAGACCTGGACAATGCAACACCTCAATATATGGAAAATATGGAGCAGGTTTTTGAGCAGTGCCAGCAGTTTGAGGAAAGACGTATCCGTTTCTTCCGAGAAGTGTTGTTGGAAGTTCAGAAACATCTTGACTTGTCTACTGTTCCAGG CTATAAAAATATCTATCGTGAATTGGAGCAGAACATCAAAGCAGCGGACACTGTTGAAGATCTGAGGTGGTTTAGAGCTAATCATGGTCCAGGCATGTCCATGAACTGGCCCCAGTTTGAG GACTGGTCAGCTGATCTGAATCGCACTCTTAgtagaagagagaagaagaaagctgCAGATGGGGTAACTCTGACGGGTATTAGTCAGACAGAACCAGTTCCACagcacaacaaaaacagcag TGTTAGTGTTCCGGGTGACACAGTGCAGTCAGTTCAGTCAAGTTACAATCCCTTTGAAGATGAAGAGGATACTGGAAGTACTGTCAGTGAAAAGGAGgacaataaaatcaaaaa TGTTAGCAGCTCGGAGAAAAACCAAAGTTACTCTGCGGACTGGTCCGACGAGGAGACCAACAATCCTTTTTCATCTAATGATGCTCCAGCAGAAACAAATCCATTTGATGAGGATACACCCCCTACGATGGAAGTTAGAGTACGGGCATTGTATGACTATGAAGGTCAAGAGCTCGATGAACTCAGTTTCAAGACTG GGGAAGAGCTAACTAAaatagaagatgaagatgaacaGGGTTGGTGCAAAGGCCGCTTGGACAATGGGCAAGTTGGACTCTATCCCGCAAACTATGTCGAGGCAATCCAGTGA